In one window of Flavobacterium ginsengisoli DNA:
- a CDS encoding AAA family ATPase — protein sequence MEENTTTLDIRAINEKIERESAFIDLLTMEMNKVIVGQKHMVERLLIGLLGQGHILLEGVPGLAKTLAINTLSQAVQGSFSRIQFTPDLLPADVIGTMIYNIKANEFSIKKGPIFANFVLADEINRAPAKVQSALLEAMQEKQVTIGDTTFKLDRPFLVLATQNPVEQEGTYALPEAQVDRFMLKTVIDYPKIDEERFVIRQNLKGTYEKVNPVVSVDQILRAQEAVREVYMDEKIEKYILDIIFATRYPEKYKLADLKPLISFGASPRGSINLANATKCYAFIKRRGYVIPEDVRAVVHDVLRHRVGITYEAEAENITSVDIINKIVNEIEVP from the coding sequence ATGGAAGAAAATACAACGACTTTAGACATTAGAGCGATAAATGAAAAAATTGAGCGAGAAAGTGCTTTTATAGACCTTCTTACAATGGAAATGAACAAAGTTATTGTGGGTCAGAAACATATGGTCGAGCGTCTATTGATCGGATTACTTGGACAAGGGCATATTTTATTGGAAGGAGTTCCAGGTCTGGCAAAAACTTTAGCCATCAACACGCTTTCTCAAGCGGTTCAAGGATCTTTCAGCCGTATCCAGTTTACGCCAGATTTATTACCTGCCGATGTTATCGGAACCATGATTTACAATATTAAAGCAAACGAGTTCTCAATTAAAAAAGGACCAATTTTCGCCAATTTCGTACTTGCCGATGAGATTAACCGTGCTCCTGCAAAGGTTCAGTCAGCACTTTTAGAGGCGATGCAGGAGAAACAAGTTACTATTGGTGACACTACTTTCAAATTAGATCGTCCGTTTTTAGTGTTAGCAACACAAAACCCTGTTGAGCAAGAAGGAACGTATGCACTTCCTGAAGCACAGGTTGACCGTTTTATGTTGAAAACTGTTATTGATTATCCAAAAATTGATGAAGAGCGTTTTGTAATTCGTCAAAACTTAAAAGGAACTTACGAAAAAGTTAATCCGGTAGTTTCTGTAGATCAGATTCTACGTGCTCAGGAAGCTGTTCGTGAAGTTTATATGGATGAAAAAATCGAGAAATATATTCTTGATATCATTTTCGCAACACGTTACCCAGAAAAATACAAATTAGCCGATTTAAAACCGCTTATCAGTTTTGGAGCTTCTCCTCGTGGAAGTATCAACTTGGCTAATGCGACAAAATGTTATGCTTTCATCAAACGTCGTGGTTATGTAATTCCAGAAGACGTTCGTGCAGTTGTTCACGATGTATTACGTCACAGAGTTGGAATCACTTACGAAGCAGAAGCAGAAAACATCACTTCTGTAGACATTATCAACAAAATCGTTAACGAGATTGAAGTACCTTAA
- a CDS encoding aldo/keto reductase, with protein MSKTVLSPIISGTMNWGVWDKNLTTSEMENMIQVSIENKITTFDHADIYGSYTTEADFGKAFHASKIDREKLQLITKCGIQMIAEKRPENKIKHYDYSKDYIIKSVEKSLKNLKTDYVDVFLLHRPSPLMQADEIAEAVEKLKGEGKIIDFGLSNFTSSQTELIRQKTEVSYNQVQFSATHYEPMLDGSLDYMQTNGIRPLSWNPLGTVFREDTKQTRRLKKLFSTLLEKYHLGADTLLLAWILKHPAKVIPIAGTVNIARIQALSKAVELEMDTEDWFAIWTESMGDDVP; from the coding sequence ATGAGCAAAACAGTCTTATCGCCTATAATTTCGGGCACTATGAATTGGGGAGTTTGGGATAAAAACCTTACAACTAGCGAAATGGAAAACATGATACAAGTGAGTATCGAAAACAAAATTACGACTTTTGATCACGCGGATATTTACGGTTCGTATACGACCGAAGCCGATTTTGGAAAAGCTTTTCATGCAAGTAAAATTGATCGCGAAAAATTACAATTAATTACAAAGTGCGGTATTCAGATGATTGCTGAAAAACGCCCAGAAAACAAAATCAAACATTATGATTATTCTAAAGACTATATTATTAAGTCTGTAGAAAAATCTCTAAAAAATTTAAAAACAGATTATGTAGATGTTTTTCTGCTTCACAGGCCAAGTCCATTAATGCAGGCCGACGAAATTGCCGAAGCTGTTGAGAAATTAAAAGGAGAAGGAAAAATTATTGATTTTGGACTTTCTAATTTTACTAGTTCTCAAACAGAATTAATTCGTCAGAAAACAGAAGTGAGTTATAATCAGGTACAATTTTCTGCAACACATTACGAGCCAATGTTGGACGGAAGTTTAGATTATATGCAAACTAACGGAATTCGCCCTCTATCATGGAACCCGCTTGGAACTGTTTTTAGAGAAGATACCAAACAGACTCGCCGTTTGAAAAAACTGTTCTCTACTTTATTAGAAAAATATCACTTAGGTGCAGATACACTTTTATTGGCATGGATTTTAAAACATCCTGCAAAAGTAATTCCGATTGCAGGTACCGTAAATATTGCTAGAATTCAAGCTTTATCAAAAGCAGTTGAACTGGAAATGGATACAGAAGATTGGTTTGCAATCTGGACAGAAAGTATGGGTGACGATGTGCCTTAA
- a CDS encoding GNAT family N-acetyltransferase: MASTIGHCEIYFYDGFAKLGRILIMDENQRGKGIGEQMVTLLLQYIFENRKERNIELNVFDFNVGAQKCYEKVGFILNPDKKYLREVDGETWTALNMVLNLEEWKNKN, encoded by the coding sequence ATGGCGAGCACTATTGGACATTGTGAAATTTATTTTTACGATGGTTTTGCAAAATTAGGTCGAATCTTGATTATGGATGAAAATCAAAGAGGAAAAGGAATCGGCGAGCAGATGGTGACTTTATTGTTGCAATATATTTTTGAAAACAGGAAAGAAAGAAATATTGAATTGAATGTTTTTGACTTTAATGTCGGAGCTCAAAAATGTTATGAAAAAGTTGGGTTTATTTTAAATCCTGATAAAAAATATTTGAGAGAAGTAGATGGAGAAACTTGGACAGCGCTCAATATGGTGTTGAATTTGGAGGAATGGAAAAATAAGAATTAA
- a CDS encoding ATP-binding protein, with the protein MINKRLLIKNLLAHNDESSFYDKKRQLNLHSREGKGKFLKHICALSNSNPNNNSYIVVGVEDQDNEIVGDDFFDDSRIQNLVNAFLENPPKIQYENVPFPNLPKDKVIGLVTIKPKSKISYFKKGIHTILANSVFIRRGSNSIPLEEHEEIEKNNQNTETVIGIENSSRNSIQYTLDGVIDFMNFRHKDMSPKYRVFKELFVICWAGVPKKLRDKTYLSRVDIELINEQIKLFYSAQDVVTIEYNDDTFTITEYVPLGLNDKTSYYPLEEQTIYFFDNGYYKIDRQMLFQSPEFNRKMLYHIYNSNMALLGKLQKEITLSDREMKDLENLPSTFMICHLNGFEDARQKLIDAKLLLKPYKNVYSSFKEALRVLRKMKYDVQ; encoded by the coding sequence ATGATTAATAAACGCCTTTTAATTAAAAATCTCCTCGCTCATAATGACGAAAGCAGTTTTTATGATAAAAAAAGGCAGTTGAATCTCCATTCTCGTGAAGGGAAGGGAAAGTTTCTAAAACACATTTGTGCTTTATCCAATTCTAACCCAAACAATAACTCTTACATCGTAGTTGGAGTAGAAGATCAAGATAACGAAATTGTCGGCGACGATTTCTTTGATGATAGTAGAATTCAGAATCTAGTCAATGCTTTTTTAGAAAACCCTCCAAAAATTCAATATGAAAACGTCCCTTTTCCTAATCTTCCAAAAGATAAAGTAATTGGTCTCGTTACAATAAAGCCTAAAAGTAAAATCTCTTACTTTAAAAAAGGAATTCATACCATTCTTGCCAATAGTGTTTTTATAAGACGCGGTAGTAATTCGATTCCTCTGGAAGAACACGAGGAAATTGAAAAAAACAATCAGAATACAGAAACGGTTATTGGAATCGAAAATAGTTCTCGAAATAGTATTCAATATACTTTAGACGGTGTTATTGATTTTATGAATTTCAGGCATAAAGATATGTCCCCGAAATATCGTGTTTTTAAAGAATTGTTTGTGATTTGTTGGGCTGGAGTTCCAAAAAAATTACGTGATAAAACATATTTGTCTCGTGTAGATATCGAATTGATAAACGAACAGATTAAACTTTTTTATTCGGCACAAGATGTTGTTACAATCGAATATAATGACGATACTTTTACCATTACAGAATATGTTCCGCTAGGATTAAATGACAAAACAAGTTATTATCCATTAGAAGAGCAAACCATTTATTTTTTTGATAACGGTTATTATAAAATCGACCGTCAGATGCTTTTTCAGTCGCCAGAATTCAATAGAAAAATGCTATATCATATTTATAATTCGAATATGGCTCTATTGGGTAAACTCCAAAAAGAAATCACTTTATCGGATCGTGAAATGAAGGATTTAGAAAATCTGCCTTCTACCTTTATGATTTGTCATTTGAATGGTTTTGAAGATGCCAGACAAAAATTAATCGATGCGAAATTGCTTTTAAAGCCTTATAAAAATGTATATTCTTCGTTTAAAGAAGCCTTGAGGGTTTTGCGTAAAATGAAGTATGATGTTCAGTGA
- a CDS encoding DUF3298 and DUF4163 domain-containing protein, producing the protein MKNYIFIIFLCLIFTSCKKELSFDNETFEEKSTIPCKKDCPRITIEVPIAKNVKVTSDSINKKVFAVIKEIAFFEEDSVKVDDYKSLAKSFIVSYEEMHQKFPNDTFGWEARIIGNVEFQSEQILNLKIDHYTFTGGAHGYQGYRSLLFDKKTGKTIFNNQLFKNEKEFKAFAEKTFRSKYKIPEKANINATGLMFENDKFQLPQNIFYTSAGLLLYYNSYEVASYADGPKELLFPYEEVKKYLNFH; encoded by the coding sequence ATGAAAAATTACATATTTATAATCTTTTTGTGTTTGATTTTTACAAGTTGCAAAAAAGAGCTTTCATTTGACAATGAAACGTTTGAAGAAAAATCTACTATTCCCTGCAAAAAAGATTGCCCAAGAATTACGATAGAAGTTCCAATTGCTAAAAATGTTAAAGTAACATCAGACAGCATTAATAAAAAAGTATTTGCTGTAATTAAAGAGATTGCATTTTTTGAAGAAGATTCGGTAAAAGTTGATGATTATAAATCATTAGCAAAATCGTTCATTGTTTCATACGAAGAAATGCATCAAAAATTCCCAAATGACACCTTTGGCTGGGAAGCAAGAATAATAGGAAATGTAGAATTTCAGTCAGAGCAAATCTTAAATCTTAAAATTGACCATTATACCTTCACAGGCGGCGCTCATGGCTATCAAGGTTATCGCTCTTTATTATTCGATAAAAAAACAGGAAAAACGATTTTTAACAATCAGTTATTTAAAAACGAAAAAGAGTTTAAAGCTTTCGCTGAAAAAACTTTCAGATCAAAATATAAAATTCCAGAAAAAGCCAATATTAATGCTACAGGATTAATGTTTGAAAATGACAAATTTCAACTTCCTCAAAACATCTTCTATACTTCTGCGGGTTTACTTTTATATTACAATTCATATGAAGTCGCATCATACGCAGATGGCCCAAAAGAGCTTTTATTCCCGTATGAAGAAGTAAAAAAATATTTGAATTTTCACTAA
- a CDS encoding cystathionine gamma-synthase: MKFNTKVIHGGQHHDPSTGAVMPPVYQTSTFVQTSPGKPLADYEYSRASNPTRTALEDALASIENGTRGLAFSSGLAATDCVLRSFKAGDEIIAMDDLYGGTYRMFSRVYKDSGIKFHFVDMTNIEKLKSLINENTKLIWVETPTNPLMKLADIQDIAKITQEKKILLAVDNTFATPYLQKPLDLGADIVMHSATKYLGGHSDVIAGALIVKDAELGEQLHFQQFATGATLGPMDSFLVLRGIKTLALRVQRHCENGEKVVEYLSNHPKIKTVYYPGLKNHPFHEIAKKQMKAFGGMVSFDFKSGKKEDSIAFLEKLKVFTLAESLGGVESLANHPALMTHASIPADKRAEVGITDDLVRLSVGIEDAEDLIADLEQALA, encoded by the coding sequence ATGAAATTCAATACAAAAGTTATTCACGGAGGACAGCATCATGATCCAAGTACAGGAGCTGTTATGCCGCCAGTGTATCAAACTTCAACATTTGTTCAAACAAGTCCAGGGAAACCTTTGGCAGATTACGAATATAGTAGAGCTTCAAACCCGACGCGTACGGCTTTAGAAGACGCTTTGGCTAGTATTGAAAACGGAACTCGCGGATTAGCATTTTCATCTGGTCTTGCTGCGACAGACTGTGTTTTAAGATCTTTTAAAGCCGGAGACGAAATCATTGCAATGGATGATTTGTACGGAGGAACATACAGAATGTTCTCTCGTGTTTATAAAGATTCGGGTATTAAATTTCATTTTGTGGATATGACGAATATCGAGAAACTGAAAAGTTTAATTAACGAAAATACCAAGTTAATCTGGGTAGAAACGCCAACCAATCCGTTAATGAAATTGGCAGACATTCAAGATATAGCAAAAATCACTCAAGAGAAAAAAATTCTTCTTGCGGTAGATAATACTTTTGCAACGCCTTATTTGCAAAAACCTTTAGATTTAGGAGCAGATATTGTAATGCATTCGGCTACAAAATATTTAGGAGGACACTCTGATGTTATTGCTGGAGCATTAATTGTAAAAGATGCTGAGCTTGGAGAGCAATTGCATTTTCAGCAATTTGCTACTGGAGCAACACTTGGGCCGATGGATAGTTTTTTGGTTTTAAGAGGAATCAAAACTTTAGCTCTAAGAGTGCAGAGACATTGTGAAAATGGAGAAAAGGTAGTTGAATACTTGAGTAATCACCCAAAGATTAAAACAGTTTATTATCCAGGTTTGAAGAATCATCCGTTTCACGAAATTGCTAAGAAACAAATGAAAGCTTTTGGCGGAATGGTTTCTTTTGATTTTAAATCAGGAAAGAAAGAAGATTCGATTGCATTTTTAGAAAAACTGAAAGTCTTTACTTTAGCAGAGTCTCTTGGTGGAGTAGAATCATTGGCAAATCATCCAGCTTTAATGACGCATGCATCTATTCCTGCAGATAAAAGAGCAGAAGTTGGTATTACAGACGATTTAGTTCGATTAAGCGTTGGTATTGAAGATGCAGAAGATTTAATTGCAGATTTAGAGCAAGCTTTAGCTTAA
- a CDS encoding THC0290_0291 family protein: MSKPLFITLLALFGISTAVSAQGLAQEIGIYAGPVTLQSDFGERHNFDTNVGNTGFGVGIMHFLNFSSNNNRESFFTEHFKVRTDLSFSRTTLKHYGEWVERKPNGIIAQQLKNMHASSSILGLGAQLEFSPFMKIHDYENTIGSLSPYGSLGFQVSYYSAKVGSHLGDITLPTVTPGKYLTPSDGRAHGFSTETGVVLSATAAVGVHYKLSELSDLMFETRFSMYNSDWIDGLNPNKDIYKENKSNDWQVWFNFGYIYYLEF, from the coding sequence ATGTCTAAACCCCTATTTATCACATTACTTGCCTTGTTTGGCATATCAACTGCTGTATCAGCACAAGGACTAGCTCAAGAGATCGGAATTTATGCCGGACCAGTTACATTACAGTCTGATTTTGGAGAAAGACACAACTTCGATACCAATGTAGGAAACACTGGTTTTGGTGTTGGAATTATGCACTTTCTTAACTTTTCTAGCAACAACAATAGAGAAAGTTTTTTTACAGAGCATTTTAAAGTAAGAACTGATCTATCTTTCAGCAGAACTACTTTAAAACATTATGGAGAATGGGTTGAAAGAAAACCTAACGGAATAATTGCACAGCAATTAAAAAATATGCACGCAAGTTCTAGCATATTAGGTTTAGGTGCTCAGTTAGAATTTTCTCCTTTTATGAAAATCCACGATTACGAAAACACAATTGGTAGCCTTAGTCCGTATGGAAGTTTAGGATTTCAGGTTAGCTATTATTCAGCAAAAGTTGGATCTCATTTAGGAGACATCACACTACCTACTGTTACTCCAGGAAAATACTTAACCCCATCTGATGGACGTGCACATGGATTCTCTACAGAAACAGGCGTAGTTTTATCTGCAACAGCTGCTGTTGGTGTTCATTACAAATTATCTGAACTGAGCGATTTAATGTTTGAGACTCGTTTCTCTATGTATAATTCAGATTGGATTGACGGATTGAATCCAAATAAAGATATTTATAAAGAAAACAAATCTAACGACTGGCAGGTTTGGTTTAACTTCGGATATATTTATTATTTAGAGTTCTAA
- the gdhA gene encoding NADP-specific glutamate dehydrogenase: MEQKINEFMALIESKNPNEPEFLQAVREFAETVIPFISERKKYDGKNILLRIAEPERSIIFRVPWVDDKGEIIVNRGFRIQMNSAIGPYKGGIRFHHTVNLSVLKFLAFEQVFKNSLTTLPMGGGKGGSDFDPEGKSDGEIMRFCQSFMTELCRHIGPDLDVPAGDIGVGAREIGYLFGQYKRIRNEFTGVLTGKGLAYGGSLIRPEATGYGVVYFTDQMLRTIGHEIKGKRVAISGFGNVAWGVALKVNELGGKVVTISGPDGYIYDEEGISGEKIDHMVEMRATGDNRAERYLEKYPNAIFHKGKSPWEVKVDIAIPCATQNELNGDDAKKLIDNGVLCVTEAANMPSTLDAIKLFLDNKVLFAPGKAANAGGVVASGLEMTQNSIRLNWTSEEVDLRLKEIMIGIHNQCKKYGAEEDGYVNYVKGANIAGFVKVADAMLAQGVV, from the coding sequence ATGGAACAAAAAATAAATGAATTTATGGCTCTAATTGAGTCAAAAAATCCAAACGAGCCAGAATTTCTTCAAGCTGTTAGAGAATTTGCTGAAACTGTAATTCCTTTTATATCAGAACGTAAAAAATACGATGGGAAGAATATACTTCTAAGAATCGCTGAACCAGAGAGATCAATTATATTTAGAGTTCCGTGGGTAGACGATAAAGGAGAAATTATTGTAAACAGAGGTTTTAGAATTCAGATGAACTCTGCAATTGGACCTTATAAAGGAGGAATTAGATTTCACCATACAGTAAATTTATCAGTTTTAAAATTCCTTGCTTTCGAACAAGTTTTCAAAAACAGTTTGACAACTCTTCCAATGGGCGGAGGTAAAGGTGGTTCTGATTTTGACCCAGAAGGAAAATCAGATGGCGAAATTATGCGTTTCTGCCAATCGTTTATGACAGAATTATGCCGTCATATTGGTCCAGATCTTGACGTTCCAGCTGGAGATATTGGTGTAGGAGCAAGAGAAATTGGATATTTGTTTGGCCAATACAAAAGAATTAGAAATGAATTTACGGGAGTTTTAACTGGAAAAGGTTTGGCTTACGGTGGTTCATTGATTAGACCAGAAGCAACAGGATATGGAGTAGTTTACTTTACAGATCAAATGCTTCGTACAATTGGTCATGAAATTAAAGGTAAAAGAGTTGCTATTTCTGGATTCGGAAATGTGGCTTGGGGAGTTGCTTTAAAAGTAAATGAATTAGGAGGTAAAGTAGTTACTATTTCTGGACCTGATGGTTATATTTATGATGAAGAAGGTATTTCTGGAGAAAAAATTGACCATATGGTTGAAATGAGAGCTACTGGAGATAATAGAGCAGAAAGATATTTGGAGAAATATCCAAATGCTATTTTCCATAAAGGAAAAAGCCCTTGGGAAGTAAAAGTAGATATCGCTATTCCTTGCGCTACTCAAAACGAGTTAAATGGAGATGATGCTAAGAAGTTAATTGATAATGGCGTTTTATGTGTTACAGAAGCCGCAAATATGCCTTCTACATTAGATGCTATTAAACTTTTCTTAGACAATAAAGTATTATTCGCACCAGGAAAAGCCGCAAATGCTGGAGGTGTTGTCGCTTCTGGATTAGAAATGACTCAAAACTCAATACGTTTAAACTGGACTAGTGAAGAAGTAGACTTGAGATTGAAAGAAATCATGATCGGAATTCATAACCAATGTAAAAAATACGGTGCAGAAGAAGACGGATATGTTAACTACGTAAAAGGAGCTAATATTGCCGGATTTGTAAAAGTTGCCGATGCTATGCTTGCTCAAGGTGTAGTTTAA
- a CDS encoding T9SS type A sorting domain-containing protein, producing the protein MKIENDVPTLLYNEKNSGLESITTEGPNYIDVRINATAFDKTGNLWVTNSRINNGLKVLKTNGQWGSYSMVAISEDVGEENYSSIVIDRNNVKWIGTYKTGVVGFNESTNTFKKMTFGADAGNLPIADVRAIALDIKNQLWIGTTKGLRVLSNVSSFQSESQLKANPIIITEDNLAQELLYEQFVTSIAVDGANNKWIGTADSGVFMVSPNGQETKYHFTINNSPLPSNYVNDIKINGRTGEVFIATSKGLVSFGGISTDANEDLSNVYVYPNPVRPNYTGTVKVAGLIDKANVKITDIEGNLVYEVTSSGGTIEWDTTAFGRYKVASGVYMVFISAQDGGETKVKKVMIIR; encoded by the coding sequence TTGAAGATTGAAAATGATGTTCCAACTCTTTTGTATAATGAAAAAAACAGCGGTTTGGAGTCAATTACAACAGAAGGTCCAAATTATATAGATGTTCGAATTAATGCAACTGCTTTTGATAAAACTGGAAATCTTTGGGTGACCAATAGTAGAATCAATAACGGATTGAAAGTTTTAAAAACAAATGGGCAATGGGGCAGCTATTCGATGGTCGCAATATCAGAAGATGTGGGGGAAGAGAATTATTCGAGTATAGTAATAGATCGCAATAATGTAAAGTGGATCGGGACTTATAAAACTGGAGTTGTCGGATTTAATGAAAGCACTAATACCTTTAAAAAAATGACTTTTGGTGCTGATGCTGGTAATTTGCCAATTGCAGATGTAAGGGCGATAGCTTTAGATATAAAAAATCAACTTTGGATTGGAACGACAAAGGGTTTGAGAGTTTTGTCTAACGTCTCGAGTTTTCAATCTGAAAGTCAGCTAAAAGCAAATCCAATTATTATTACAGAAGATAATTTGGCTCAAGAATTATTATACGAGCAGTTTGTAACTTCTATTGCGGTTGATGGGGCAAATAACAAATGGATCGGAACTGCAGATTCTGGAGTATTTATGGTTTCGCCAAATGGACAGGAAACAAAATATCATTTTACGATAAACAATTCGCCATTGCCAAGTAATTATGTAAATGATATTAAGATAAATGGTAGAACAGGAGAAGTTTTTATTGCAACCAGTAAAGGATTGGTTTCGTTTGGCGGAATTTCAACAGATGCCAATGAAGATTTAAGTAATGTTTATGTTTATCCAAATCCAGTTCGTCCTAATTACACAGGAACCGTTAAAGTTGCAGGATTAATTGATAAGGCAAATGTCAAAATTACTGACATTGAGGGTAATTTAGTTTACGAAGTAACATCTTCGGGCGGAACAATCGAATGGGACACAACTGCTTTCGGAAGATATAAAGTAGCATCTGGAGTTTACATGGTTTTTATTTCTGCTCAAGACGGAGGCGAAACTAAAGTTAAAAAAGTGATGATTATTCGGTAG
- a CDS encoding MBOAT family O-acyltransferase, which translates to MLFNSLNFAIFLPIVFFLYWFVVNKSLKSQNILLLVASYFFYACWDWRFLFLLMFSIALDFFSGIKIAESSNQTTRKFWFWLSISINLGFLGFFKYYNFFVESFTEGVANFGFKINPLTLDILLPVGISFYTFHGLSYVIDIYKERIPAEKNIVDYSVFVSFFPLLVAGPIERATHLLPQIKRERQFDYEKAVDGLRQILWGLFKKIVIADQCAQYANDIFNHSSEYSGSTLVLGAVFFAFQIYGDFSGYSDIALGTARLLGIDLLRNFAFPYFSRDIAEFWRRWHISLSSWFRDYLYIPLGGSKVGMWQKIRNTFVIFLVSGFWHGANWTFIIWGLLHALYIMPSIIFQTNRKNIDIVAKGKFLPSIKEVFQVALTFSLVVFAWIFFRANNVEHALDYISKIFSSSLFTSVKYDGDDFKKVLFLLLFIFMAIEWLGRENQFAIAKLGQSWKPVFRYLFYYMILIAIFWFCGKKEQFIYFQF; encoded by the coding sequence ATGCTTTTTAATTCTTTAAATTTTGCAATTTTTTTGCCAATTGTATTTTTCCTTTATTGGTTTGTTGTAAATAAATCACTAAAATCACAAAACATATTATTACTTGTGGCGAGTTATTTTTTTTATGCTTGCTGGGATTGGAGGTTTTTGTTTTTATTGATGTTCTCTATTGCTTTAGATTTTTTCTCTGGAATAAAAATAGCAGAATCTAGTAATCAAACTACACGCAAATTTTGGTTTTGGTTGAGTATATCAATAAATCTTGGCTTTTTAGGCTTTTTTAAGTACTATAATTTCTTTGTTGAATCTTTTACGGAAGGTGTAGCTAATTTTGGTTTCAAGATAAATCCTCTGACACTAGATATTTTGTTGCCAGTTGGAATTTCATTTTATACTTTTCATGGTTTGTCATATGTTATTGATATTTACAAAGAAAGAATACCAGCAGAAAAAAATATTGTGGATTATTCTGTTTTTGTAAGCTTTTTTCCTTTGCTTGTCGCTGGGCCTATTGAACGAGCAACTCATCTTTTGCCACAAATTAAAAGAGAGAGACAATTTGATTATGAAAAGGCGGTTGATGGACTGAGACAAATTTTATGGGGATTATTTAAAAAAATTGTAATTGCTGATCAATGTGCTCAATATGCAAATGATATTTTTAATCATTCTTCTGAATATTCTGGGAGTACGCTTGTTCTTGGTGCAGTTTTTTTTGCTTTTCAAATTTATGGTGATTTTTCAGGTTACTCAGATATCGCGCTTGGAACAGCGCGTCTCTTAGGTATAGATTTATTGAGGAATTTTGCTTTTCCTTATTTTTCAAGAGATATTGCAGAGTTTTGGCGAAGATGGCATATTTCACTATCAAGTTGGTTTAGAGATTATCTGTATATTCCTCTTGGAGGAAGTAAAGTTGGAATGTGGCAGAAAATTCGCAATACATTTGTGATTTTTTTGGTTAGTGGATTTTGGCATGGTGCAAATTGGACTTTTATTATTTGGGGGCTTTTGCATGCATTATATATTATGCCTTCAATTATTTTTCAGACCAATAGAAAAAATATTGATATTGTAGCTAAAGGTAAATTTTTGCCAAGCATTAAAGAAGTTTTTCAAGTTGCTCTAACATTTAGTTTGGTGGTTTTTGCATGGATTTTTTTTCGAGCAAATAATGTTGAACATGCGTTGGATTATATTTCTAAAATATTTTCAAGTTCATTGTTTACTTCTGTTAAATATGATGGTGATGATTTTAAGAAGGTATTATTTCTTCTTTTGTTTATTTTTATGGCCATTGAATGGTTGGGTAGAGAAAATCAATTTGCGATAGCAAAATTGGGGCAAAGTTGGAAGCCTGTTTTTCGCTATTTATTTTATTACATGATTTTAATAGCTATTTTTTGGTTTTGTGGTAAAAAAGAACAATTTATTTATTTTCAATTTTAA